In a genomic window of Bacteroidales bacterium:
- the cas2 gene encoding CRISPR-associated endonuclease Cas2 yields MKRITEYRIMWILVFFDLPTETKKERKIYSDFRKKLIQDGFTMFQFSIYLRHCASRENAEVHIKRVKSFLPPQGHVGILCITDKQFGNMELFIGKKAKEIETPNQQLELF; encoded by the coding sequence ATGAAACGAATTACTGAATATAGAATAATGTGGATATTAGTATTTTTTGATTTACCAACTGAGACCAAAAAAGAGCGAAAAATTTATAGTGATTTTCGTAAAAAACTTATTCAAGATGGATTTACCATGTTTCAGTTTTCCATTTATTTGCGGCATTGTGCAAGTAGAGAAAATGCGGAGGTGCATATTAAAAGAGTTAAAAGTTTTCTTCCACCACAGGGTCATGTCGGCATACTGTGCATAACCGACAAGCAGTTTGGAAATATGGAGCTGTTTATCGGTAAAAAAGCAAAAGAAATAGAAACTCCAAATCAACAATTGGAATTGTTTTAG